The genomic region TTCTGGAGCTAAGCTTTCAGGTATGTGCAAACTGAATGAGGATTGCGAACCATTTGATTTCTCTGAGCATAGGGACTATATCCAACACAGACTGTGTGATGGCTTGGTTAGGGAAGGATCCTGCTGGGTGGCTATCTCTGCAATAAGGTGGTTTTTCCTCCTACTTTTCCTTTGTCTCCAAATCCACTCTTCCTAAGAAACCTGACAGCTGACTCAACTCACagtgtttatttctctttcactcCCTCTTTtactctttcttcttcttttttagAGAACAGTTTCTATCACAACCTCTGATAGATATCAAAATTGTCAGAGCAATttgaagcacaaaaaaaaaaaaaaaaaaaaaagcaggtctTGCTCCAGCTTTCATAACGTTAGATAAAACTAAATTTGTCCTCTAGGAATCAGCAGATGACTCCATTGACAACCTAATTATGGAAAAAATCACCTAGCTTAAGATACTGGAAGAGCATTATCTAAACTTTATCCATAATCTCTCTGTCAAAGAACCAGCAAAGAAGCATGTCCTTGGGAGTAAGTTTTTCAAAGCTGTCCCAGCACCTTTGTAACACTCCAAGGATCACTCTAATTCTGGACAAAATAAAATGCCCTGACTGAAGATCTTTTATGTTTTGTTCCTTCATCTCCTTGCTGCAGCTGTTTTTGTGGCTGACAAGGTTAGTCCATTGAGCTGGGGTTTTcattaatacatatttttctgtttgatttcagGTCTTATTAATATTCCTGCTGTGGCCTTTGGCATATTCTCTGGAGGACTGATCatgaaaaaattcagaatagGTGTTTTAGGGGCTGCAAAACTTTCCTTGGGATCATCTTTCTTTGGTTACCTTTTGCTCCTCTCATTGTTTGCGATGGGCTGTGAGAACTCGGACGTGGCTGGACTGACTGTGTCGTACCACGGGTATGCTGGGAAGGCCATGCTTCAGCAGAAAGGGCTACTGGAAACCAAACTCCTTCctcattttatttcacaaagtATATATTATTGAAAGGAGAGTGACTGACCTGAATATGCTTCCCAGAAATTTGATTCAAATCGGTGGAAACCACTCCATTCCAGCGGGCATTGTGTCATGACCTTCTCATGATTATGGCATAAACCAGAGGGGTTTATGTCACAAGTGcagattatttttctgattactttttaattattattgcCATGGGACCCATCCTTTGAGCCCAGTGATTCCTGGAAATGTGAGGAGCTCAGTAGGGGGGATGAGATTCAATTAATTGTTTCTTGCCTCTGTGTGCCTGGCATTTAATAGCCTTTGAACTCAAAACTTAAGGATGCATGGATTAACCATTATGTTAATCACGAGGTACACCTGAGGCTAACATTTCTGCCCATGCTATTACTCTGTAAAACTAACTTTTTGGGAGGAGTTTCCAGCACTGACTCACAGCAGCCCCAGTAGCTGCTTCACTGGTATCTGATGACTGAATTTGGCAGAGAGCTGTCCTGCAAGGTATCAGACACTCAGTTTAAATGAATCCCATTCTGATAAATTTCTCGGTAACTTCTACAGAGACCATTTCCCATGAGTAATTCAGTCCCTTCTTTGCCACTTGCCTAGTTGTGTTAAAACTGCATCAAGCTTCAGATAACTAAAACCTtagaaaatctgagaaaatgCATGAATATAAATTGTTAGTTGTCCCCCTTAATAAAATACATGCTATCTCACAGTAGGTGGTGTGATACTGTGAAAACCTTTGtataacagagaaaaaaggatttACACTGCTGTGTGGTTGTGAAGAGACAACCTTTAATGGGCTACAGAGGGAAGGTCTGGCCCAGTGCACCTGGAAGAGAGCATAACCCATGAGGTGATCATGATTTCCTCCACATCTTCTAGACAACACCTTtgcaatttctctttttccacagAACTAAACCAATGACTGATTACGAGCAAGCCCTGTTTTCAGAGTGCAACTCAGGCTGCTCATGTTCCAAGAACGACTGGGACCCCATCTGTGGGGAAAACGGAGTTACCTATGTTTCCGCCTGTCTCGCCGGCTGCCAGGCATCCAACGGCAGTGGGAAAAACACCGTAAGACAATCTTTCGTTTCCATAAGAGATGCGATAATTCTTTCTGATACAACTGGGTCTGTCAGAGTAAGTGGATTAAAATTGAGCATGGCGCATCCTCTTGAGCCCTGAAATCCTCAGGGTTTTTTAGCAATCTGCCACACGCATTTAAAATTTTCTCGCTGTTGCCAGCAGAAATCACAAGCAGAGAATGTtggaggcttttcttttttagctgtTGGCTACTAAGACTGTTGAAAAAAACTAATAACTACATTAATCAACAGTTGATACTTTATAATTTTGTCCTTCATTGAATaagccttttccttttgtaaaaCATTTCCCCCTTTGGATGTAAACTTTCAGCCACCCAGAAAAGCATGATAAGATATTCCTAAACATCTACTTCCCCGCCGTTTAGGTTATCATACACTTTTGCCCACTCTCTTCCAGGTATTTTTTAACTGCAGCTGCGTGGGAACCTTTGAATCTTCACAAAGCTCCTCAGCTGTGGTGGGACCATGTCAAAAAGGAAATGAGTGTCCCAGgatgtttctgtattttctagtaATATCAGTTATCACTTCATACACTTTGTCAGTAGGTGGCACACCCGGATACATACTGCTTCTAAGGTAAGCAATAATTTCTGCTAGCATTGCcaaatgttttcaaagtgttttgACATGTGACTGGTACTCCCTCCCCTCCTGGTATTCctagtatttttctctttgttttgaagATTGGTTTagcatgagattttttttttcctgttgtgatAAGCACAGATTTGTTGAATGCATGTCCCAGTGTATATTTAACTGCTGGAACTATTTATCCATCACTGACTGTAAGCTTTGAAGCTAATTTTAGAAAGTACAAAAGGTATTTAATACTACCAGTGCTTAATCTGGATTTTTGTCAGCTTCTTGCGATTTTTGGATTCCAAGTCctgttctgctctgttttggaaatctttctttctcagttcctttttccaaattatttccaGATGGGCACATTCTGCttctcaaacaaaacaacagtaaaTCCAGTCTAACTAATCTTTAGTATTATAACTGTGTTTTCTTACCCCCAAATTCTCTTTGGTTTTGAATCAAATTTTCTGGACCAGGCCCTGTCTCATTGCTGGTATCTTTAAACCACATAGACAATGCCAGTGTTAGAACTGGCTGAACATAGACCATATGGAAAAACCTAAATAAAGAAATGTGACTTCAGCTACGATTCCATCACAATCCTTGAACCAGAATAAATATTCACGCAGAGACTTTCAGAAATGGTTGAGGTGAGGATCCTTCTCCACTGCCCTGCACAAACACTGCCAGTGAGGTGTATACAAGCTGCATAGCTTTCCTCACACACCTTGCAGTGTTACCACTGAGTGCTGGAAAACCACACagcatctctctctccccaAGGGCTCACTCCAAGAACAATCGTACTGTAATCTATTTTAGACAATTTTTACTGAAGCTTCTGCACAGCTGAACTGTCCACGTGCCAAGATGAGGATGATTCATGAGTGGAGAGCTTGCAGAAAAGCCTTCAGGATTTACACCAGATCGCTCTCTGTGGTTGCTTCTGACACGCTGGATAAATATGGGCATAGAGCTATGCAGGGATGCagttcccttcccctttccctctaCATGATATCTTGCTTCTATCCATAAGACATATGGTGGGAAATGTACAGATCTGGTACCACGCAGGGCCTCAAAATCATGGTAGCCATGCTCAacctcctgcttttcttcttgtctcCACTGCATAAAAAGTTTGGGAGGAGATTTCATAGCTGAACACATACACGCTTAAATCACACAGAGTTGCCTTCCCTTCTCAGCCCTAAGAACTTGCTCTTAGGGGTCTTACTGCTTAATCGATTTAGTTAAAAAAGCTTAGAAAGGTTTTCAATTACAATACCAAACCACTTTGTTATATGAAATCAGCAAAACAGTTTTATTGGTTCTGCTCCAAAGCTTCTATTGCTGTTGAAAATCATTTTACTTTGAGAGACATTTAACTGAAGCTGAGAAGTTATGTGTTTTCCTGCTGGACTGAAGGCATCCACCTTTGATGTGCAACTAAATAAAACATGTTTCAGTAAGttcaatcctttttttttttttttttctgcactgcaaATGACCTGTGGGCACAATTCCACTTTAAGCTCATGcttacttttctcttttttgaaaTCCTTCACTGACTTGACTTTCTCCAAAAATCTGGCTGAATTGGAAGTGTGCTTCTGTTACCAGAAGGAAAGTAAATTATCTTTGAATACAAGTAGTCCCAAGGTCAAATTGCAGACttcattatgtatttttttccaattatgtgttttaaaaatcattcagTATTCAGTAATCTCTGTTAAGATTCCAGCACTTAAGCAAGCTGATGTTTTCAGATGAGCAGATATCGTTGCACCTGCCATGGAGCACAAATACAGCTACATCCCTAAAAGCCTGTAAGATGTAGTGACATTTACTTTGATGATTTGCGCACTGAAGTCATTGAAATATGTTTACAGCGGGTGACCAGGTCATTTGCTGAAATGCCATTTAGGTGGTATTAGTCTAATTACAGTAGCCAAGGAACTTGGGACAGCCcagttttggagaaaaaagcCCTGCAGTTCAGATAGCTGTTGTTCAAGCACCAGCTATTAATAGCAGGCGATTAGGCAGTGAAAAGGAAGTCTCAGATCTCCCTAAGAGGTCTGGCTATCACTCAGGATCACAAAGGACTCCTGTTTCCGTGCAAAGACAatacaaagaataaaacaattttttttcatctgaaagagAATACTTTTTTGCAGGATATTAATCCTGTGAAACACATATTAAATATCCAgttattggttttattttccactttttgcTTTCTATGCCCTCAGATTAGTTTAGGAGAACTCTAGGCTGAGGCATGCTTATGTAGCAAGTGTCTGGTAGGAGAGCAAGACTCTGTTCTTTCAACTTAAAATCATTTTACAGTCATGCCCTTGTAGATGGGAATGCTTGTATAAGCCACAATCAACAGATTGAATGATGATAATCCATGACTGGGGCATTAGAGAATAAAGTGTTGAAAACTATCACTGGTGGGGAACAATAGAGTTCATTCTGAAatgtcttcattattttttaaaacatattcccaattacattaatttctgcagaagcagaggccATCCTAGTTCAGAGCACACAGACTGTACCTCCAGAGTGCTATGTTCATCCATAGTGACAACTGAATTTCagtccattttattttttctgacttATATTTAATAGAATGACTGTGACAAAAGTTTTATTAATTACCATATTGATATACATGTTACCCCACATACCAAAAATGTCCTTGTTTTGTCATGTGGCTGGTACTACTCACTTGCCAAAATCAGACATATACGCAGATTTGTGCTGGATTAGGGATTGTAATAGTCAGTCTGGTACATGCTGGGAGAAACAGCACATTTGAGTAGCTGGTGGGGGAGCAGGTGATTCCTGCTAATCTGAGAGGCTCCATACACACACTGCTGATCACATGGATGGGAAAGGCAGCTGTTCTCCTGCTCACCACCTCCCCCTCCCTCAAGGCGCCAAGATGATGGTCTAAGGTGGGAGCAGGGCTCATCTGGAGCCAGAAGAACTGGATGTGTGTGTTGGACTCACCCTGCAATCTCAGAAGAGTCCAAATGCAAATGGTCTGCTCTGTCAGAGAATGGCTTGGAAGATTTACCTTTACAGGAGTTGTGATCCTGATCCTAGATAGAGTGCAATGAAAAGTGAGTGCCTAAATACCTTGTACTAGCCTGGGATTTGTCCTGAATTTAATGGAGTTTCTAACTGAATAAAACCATCCAATGGCTGCATGATTTCACTATCAATTTTCTTATCCTGTATTAGTAACACTTAAGTGCTGATATCATCTGAAAATCCACAACCATCTTAAAATGTGATGCTGAATATAGGTGTTCAGAATTCCTGGATGCCGTTCTGATTTTATCACCTTTTTTACATATTTCTGCAATTTGGTTAAGGTCTGTGACaataaggaggaaaaagtaacatttctttcctttctcttgctttctATTTGTGTTCTTATTATATACACCTGAtgctttatttctatttaacaccttttttattattattattattttcagatgCATTAAACCCCACTTGAAATCATTTGCACTTGGTATCTATACCCTGGCAATAAGAGTACTTGGTAAGTCTGTACTCCTGAGTCGGTTTTAATACACTCCTCACTAATCATTTCTCTTAGAATTAAGCTTTGATTGTTGGAAAGAACAATGTCTATCTGCAAATAAATATcatatgattaaaaaaaaaaggttggaaaaaggaaattgcTTTGTACTTCATAAATCACATAACTATGTGTTAGGTATAGTTAAAATACACAAGGCCAATATTTATAGAGATGTGATCCTTTAGATGAAGCTAACATCAAAACTACATCTTGTCCCCTTACTCAGCAAAAAGCATAAAACAACAGCTATGGCTGAGAATTTGTGATTGCTTTTCAGGCATATATTCACTAGTTTCTAAGGGAATTAATCTGACTACAGGTGTGCCTGGGGGCGGGGTTCACTGCAGCCTTGTGCTACAGCCACCTGAAATCAAGGGTAACATGAGATGCCAATGAACTGGAAATTCTAAAGTCCTCTAGgtcttcatggaaaaaaaaatagcaagaaGCAAGTCCCCTATTTAAATGCGCTGAGTTGGATGAACTGGATGAAATTCCATCAAAACTAGCTTTTGGCTTCTTTCTTACACCTTTGCAGGCCAGAATTTTCTCTCCAGGCTTACTTTCTTCTCCAGCAACCCTGGGTGGCTTCCCAGGTGACACAGAGTCCAGGATGTTCCCATCAGCACATGaaaaaggcttttcctttccatcacCCCCAAGAACTGCAGCAGGTTTGCCGCTGCCACAGCAGGATCTCAAGATACTTGGAGGATTCCTGCAGCCCCACTGCAGGTTCCCAGCCCCACTGGGAACCTCCTTCTCATCCCCCACCCGACACACAGGACACTCCTACACCCAAGCTGAGCAGACTCCATGGCTCTCAAGAAAGGAGAAGTATCTCCTTTTTCCCCAGAGATGTCCCACAGGGTGAGGAAACCAAACCATGGCCAGCACTACAGCACTGACTTCCACAGGCTTTTTGATGTTTTGTCATGTTTTCCTGGCTTCCCACAGGGAGGAAAGGGTGGTGTGTGCCTGGGCAGCACAAGGCACGTCTTCTCAAACCAGCAAACAGGGAGGAAGTGTCATTGCTGAATAGAATATATTATTCAATGTTCTGCATGAACGTGCCTCTAGATCAGAACTGATCACCCTGGAAAGTAAATTTCTtacctttatttatttgttaaataCACCCAGCGGGGATTCCAGCCCCAGTGTATTTCGGAGTAGCCATAGATACCACTTGCCTGAAATGGGGAAGCAAAAGATGTGGGGGAAGAGGAGCGTGCAGACTCTATGACTCCAGTGCACTCAGGTAACTGCTCTTCTCCATTCATTCTTTAACTTTTGTTCTTAAAGTAAATCTACACCTGGCACTGGTAGAAGAATTTCTATCAGAAAATTTGAGTGAAAGATTTGAAACTGAATGAAAGGCTCTGACTAACAATATTAACAATAATGCTCACCTTTCACCATTCTTTTTTGATTCAATCtcttttttgggggaggggcAGATCATCTTGTTTCAGTATCAGCTGGTAATAATTGTCACTTAATAATTCACCAAAAAAAGTCGTGTTGAAACCTCAATTTTATGCTTAAAGCTTCCCTCACCTTTCAGGGTCTCTGCTGtcattgtgtgtgtgtgtaaataagTTATTAAACCTCATTTTTCTCCATGTTGGAGCTGGATCAAAAAATGGAAGGCAAAGGTGCCACAAAACATGCTTGGCTTACCTAGAGGCTTAAGTGCAGAGCTGTCTTTATCAATCTATTGCTAGAGGACAGTAATTGGCTGAACTGCATTTGTGAAAGGCTTCACCAGAAATGAAGAATGGAATAACAATGGTAAGAGGAAAATGGGAGAACAGGTTGTACCTTCTGCTAccacaaggaaaataaacatgagAGGAGGgtacattttgttttgaaaacttgAAGGAAAGAGCAAAATCTCTTTTTACTAATAAAACATTATGACGTtattgttgctgctgttgttgctgtCAATATGCCTGTAAAGCAAAAATGCCATCAAATGGTCTTGATACCACTGGTACTGTTTATGAGACAACCAAAAAATAGAGTAATTGCCCTAAAAATATTAGTGCTATACTTACTGAAGCACATTGGGGTGGAGGTCAGTCAATGCCTGAGATGCTTTCTTGACCACAGACCACACTATACCTGACCTGGGTGAGCTGACAAACTCCCCTCTCCAGGGTCATCCCCTTGACTGAAGTGTCCTTAGGCAGCCTTACCCCATGAAAATATGAATGTGTCCTTGATGCCTTCTAGTCATGTGTTGCCTTTGACACAGGCTCTGATCAATCATTTCTCTCTCAGGTATGTGTACCTGGGGCTGACATTGGTGTTGGGCACGGTGtccattttcttcagtgttgcTGTCCTTTGGGTTCTCCGGAAAAGGTCTTCTCCACAAGACGAGACCCTCTCAGCCAACGGGGAGAGAGGCACCTGTagaacaaagagcagaaaagataattttgtCCATAGTGACCAGTTAATTCAGTCAACTTACTGGCCAGAAAAGGAGACCAGACTTTAGGAAAACTGAGATCTCCACCGTGATTTTACCCAGTGAGTGGTGTTCCAGGCAAAAATCCATCATCAGTGAAGCAGTATCTTAGTATCCATCATGAAAATGTTCACCTTCTTGCAATTTTCACTGTAAACCCCAAAAGCAAAGACCACCAATTTTTAGCACGTGAACAGCTCTAAAAACACTGCTCACCATTTTTTCTGCTGAGTGAGGGGATTTCCTATGGGAGGTGCAGTTTTTCCCTCACTGAGACACTGTTTTTGCAGCTgcccctcagctccctccctcctcatGAAGCTgtaggagctgctgctgcccctcgGTTTCCTCCCGGGTGTGAGGGGTAGTGAGGAGGCTGTCatgcagctccctctgccatGGGACCAGCCAAGAGGAACCAGGGCACAAAACCTGATCTGGCAACCTGGAAGGTGGAGGGATCTCGGGCATGTAGCCCGTCCTTGCAAACAGtgaggcacagggcaggaggaaggtgGTTTGCTGGAAGGACAAATCAGCCACAGGCTCTGGGCATCTCATGAATTCAATCCATAACACTTAGGACATCAAATGTTGTGGTTAGGAATCTGTTTTCCAGTAGCTTTGTCCAGTAGCACAACAATCAACAATAGAAGTTGTCATTACAGTCAAAGAGACCACAAGAGTATCATCCAAAGGAAACTGGAATGAAAATAGAGCTTTTTTAGATTTCCAGCAGTTTCTCGCTAGTACTCAGTGTACTAAATAATTCCATGCACTTTATGATGTAATAACAAAATGGTACAAGATACAtatgattaatattttaaaaaactatgAAAAGATAgcttgggaaaaataaaattaattaaaattaattaaaagaccAGGTGATTGGGGCTcttccttttaatttattttattttctagctgaaacaaagacatttttggACTTTGTCAATATTTGATATTAATTATATTTGGGGTGGGGAGTGCAAAGGAGAGCtgtttaatatgaaaaaaaatctcaagaaaCCTTGCACCGGAAAAGCCAGTGGCAGCACCACAAGGATATCCTTTAAAGAACTAGAATTTTTGAGCACATGATGAAAGGTAGGCTTCATCCTTCACCACAATATTGGCCAAACAAACCCATATCACATCATTTGGGTCCCAGCAGTGACTGCAGGTaccctgctgcctctcctgtggGGTGCATGAGGAGGGGCACATGCATAAGGGTGGGATTCATTGGGCTTTATCAGTGATCGGTGTTTACACTATGCCATTAGGAAACTACCTAATCCACTCAATAGCAACACCAAGAAGGGTGGTGCTTAGGCACCAAATATCTGCAGAAGGTAAGGCTTTGAACCCATTACTGGGGAAAATGCATTTGTCAGAGGAAGAACCAATGCCACCCAGATTTGCCACATGGGTGAGTGTTTAGACAGCAGCCTGTCTCCCTGGAATGTGGGATACCCAGCCTCCTGTCCCAGATCTTTGTCCTCCCAGGCAAGTGTCAGAGGCTATGGGCAGTGAGGTCCTGGACAGCTGTGGCTGTTCACTTGGCCTTCTATGAACAAGATATTGAACTAAAcaaacataattaaaataatctgaagGTTTATGAATACGGGACTAAGTCAAGAGTTGTGGTTGTGGTGAATCACAAATACGGGCATTCCTGTCTCAGGTCTCATTCATATTACATCAccatgaaaacagcaaaaaatgtcAAACTGCACCAGCATCCAGGATCAAGAAAAATGCTTGGAGCTTTCCATAGCTTCCTGGGGAGGGCACTTCCCATAGAAATGAGCTGCCAGATCCAATGAGAGAAAGGAGGAACCCAGCTTAAGTACACACTGGGATAAAAAAGGAGAGATATCTGCATTTCACTCAGTGCTTGATGCTGTATGTGTGTCAAAGCAATGGGGGTGATTCCTACTTTGTGAATCAGTCCTGGCAGCAGTGAAGCTGTCACTGCGGCAGTTCTGCTCACGCCCAGCAGCAAGAGGGCCAGGAAAATTCATTGATTTCAtctgggagagagaaaattttcttcttagcagctggaagagtgctgtgttttggatttagtatgagaatGGGGTCGATAACACACTGACGTTTTAGTTGTTGCGGAGTTGTGTTTACCCCAAGTCAAGGACTTTCCAGCTTTCCATACTCTGCCAGTGAGAAGCTGCACAAGAAGCtaggagggagcatggccaggataGCTGACCCAGACtagccaaagggatattccctACCCTGGAATGCCATttccagtatataaactggagGGAATTGGCCAGGAGGAACCAGTCATTGTTAAGGAACAGCCTGGATATCAGTCAGCAACTGTATTGTGCATCAAAAAGTTGtctttcttgggttttgtttctctctttctttttttccctcccttttcattgcaattattattattctattattattccattttattttattctaattaTTAAACAGTTCTTAATCCATagggtttgccttttttttttttccaattcttctccccatccctctgtgGGGGCAgggtgagcaagcagctgcatgATATTTAATTGTTGGCtgaggttaaaccacaacagacaaataaagaaattaagagACATAAACATATCCTACTGTAGTTCAGAAAGAAACAGGGACAGAAAAAATCAGCTTCATCAGTTATGTATGTTAACTTCATGGTTATATATGAAGCCTGTACTTAGTgattaattctttaaaatacaggCTTTCCTTCCATAACCCATTTCCTTTACACATAGAATACTAGAAAGGAGTTGTTTTCAGTAAGTCttattttcattatgttttgAAAATGACCACTTTTCTCCTCTCATCCTTCAGCAATGATAATACTGGAAGTTAGCGAGCAGATATAAGCCATTCCCACTTTGAACTATTTTCAAGTCTGCTACTTTATTTTAGTACTTTAAGATGTAACATGGATTCATGGATGAGTGTCTGACTAGAGATACATATTCTGGACTTGCtataatatttgaaaaaatgaTGTTAGCACTAGGATATTTGGACCTGTCAGAATCTTCCTACCAGAATTCTTCATCTTAAACTATATCTGCAGTAGGTGCTGACTCATAAAGGTCAACAAATCTggatcttttcttttctttttagagtTAGGGATACTAAACCACAACCAAGAGACTGCAAAGAAGCAAACGCCTTTCACTGTCAAAGGTAAGATTGTTAAAAGAATTAGCTGAGGTGATTTCCCAACCTTTAATATCAGCCTTAGAGGCCAGAGTGGGACTCACACCCTT from Corvus hawaiiensis isolate bCorHaw1 chromosome 4, bCorHaw1.pri.cur, whole genome shotgun sequence harbors:
- the SLCO1C1 gene encoding solute carrier organic anion transporter family member 1C1 isoform X8, coding for MLWRYKGNLLIIILVSYFGAKLHRPRIIGAGCLIMSAGTFLIAMPQFFMGRYRYERFPSTINSTAIISPCLQDKNQTPLSALEKSQAKINSGCEKEAGSSMWIYVLLGNLLRGIGETPIQPLGITYIDDYAVEENAALYIGCVQTVAIIGPIFGFLLGSLCAKLYVDIGFVDLDSITISPKDVQWVGAWWLGYLIAGVISVLAGIPFWFLPKHLPKPESRKDSSTSSEQSKFIIEENKDQHAPYQQQAKLAEMAKDFLPSLKNLFGNPVYSLYLCASIIQFNSLIGMVTYKPKYIEQQYGQTSSKTNFVIGLINIPAVAFGIFSGGLIMKKFRIGVLGAAKLSLGSSFFGYLLLLSLFAMGCENSDVAGLTVSYHGTKPMTDYEQALFSECNSGCSCSKNDWDPICGENGVTYVSACLAGCQASNGSGKNTVFFNCSCVGTFESSQSSSAVVGPCQKGNECPRMFLYFLVISVITSYTLSVGGTPGYILLLRCIKPHLKSFALGIYTLAIRVLAGIPAPVYFGVAIDTTCLKWGSKRCGGRGACRLYDSSALRYVYLGLTLVLGTVSIFFSVAVLWVLRKRSSPQDETLSANGERGTCRTKSRKDNFVHSDQLIQSTYWPEKETRL